In one Acidobacteriota bacterium genomic region, the following are encoded:
- a CDS encoding DUF1848 domain-containing protein, translating into MGAIISASRRTDIPAWYADWFIARVEEGFCDVPHPRVRGRVSRIPLTPEEVALFVFWTKNPAPLEPHLPRLDRRGYRYVFLYTLNAYGREIERGIPDRAGRIASFRRLAARVGAERVVWRYDPILLSARTGVDWHLEQFSAIARALSGSTSRVIVSLVDFYRKTGPGFREMERRGVQAERTPGERDLGILISGLAATARACGMEIRSCAEPLERFGVEAGKCIDDVLIRRLFGLTVGPGRDRGQREACRCVPSRDIGVYDTCPGGCLYCYATTDAERARRAAARCDPASGALVRT; encoded by the coding sequence ATGGGTGCGATCATCAGCGCGAGCCGGCGCACGGATATCCCGGCCTGGTATGCCGACTGGTTCATCGCGCGGGTCGAGGAGGGGTTCTGCGATGTCCCCCACCCGCGCGTCCGCGGCCGGGTGAGCCGCATCCCCCTCACCCCGGAGGAGGTGGCGCTGTTCGTGTTCTGGACCAAGAACCCGGCGCCGCTCGAGCCCCATCTCCCGCGTCTCGACCGGCGCGGCTACCGGTACGTTTTCCTTTACACCCTGAACGCCTACGGCCGGGAGATCGAACGGGGCATCCCCGATCGCGCCGGGCGCATCGCGTCCTTCCGGCGGCTGGCCGCCCGGGTGGGGGCGGAAAGGGTGGTCTGGCGCTACGATCCCATCCTCCTTTCGGCGCGCACCGGGGTCGACTGGCACCTGGAACAATTTTCGGCGATCGCGCGGGCGCTCTCGGGCTCGACCAGTCGGGTAATCGTCAGCCTGGTCGATTTTTACCGGAAGACCGGGCCCGGTTTCCGGGAAATGGAGCGGCGGGGGGTCCAGGCCGAGCGGACGCCCGGGGAGCGAGACCTGGGGATCCTCATCAGCGGGCTGGCTGCGACGGCCCGCGCATGCGGCATGGAGATCCGGAGCTGCGCCGAGCCCCTGGAGCGCTTCGGCGTGGAAGCGGGCAAATGCATCGACGACGTCCTGATCCGGCGCCTATTCGGGTTGACCGTCGGCCCGGGAAGGGACCGGGGGCAGCGGGAAGCGTGCCGCTGCGTCCCCAGCCGCGACATCGGCGTTTACGACACCTGCCCCGGGGGGTGCCTCTACTGCTACGCGACGACCGATGCGGAAAGGGCGCGCAGGGCCGCGGCGCGGTGCGACCCCGCCTCGGGCGCGCTGGTCCGAACCTGA
- the gloB gene encoding hydroxyacylglutathione hydrolase, with translation MEVTALPALGDNYIYMISGDAPDRATAVDPGDARPVLRWLEKSGRRLESILITHHHADHTAGVPRLRELFPGAGVCGGAGDRGRIPCQTRFLAEGDLLPVCGAPARVLEVPGHTRGHIAYFLEDGRGGGELFSGDTVFGGTIGNLFEGTPDDMFASLEKIRALPGGTRIWCAHEYTLEFVREAARVDPENTLLRRRLERLESAAGTPTVPLTLAEERATNPFFRWDAPEFLALFGTAPGIETFRHLCAIA, from the coding sequence ATGGAAGTGACCGCCCTCCCCGCCCTGGGAGACAATTACATCTACATGATCTCCGGCGACGCGCCCGACCGGGCGACGGCGGTGGACCCGGGGGACGCCCGGCCCGTCCTCCGCTGGCTCGAGAAGTCGGGGCGGCGGCTCGAGTCGATACTCATCACCCACCACCACGCCGACCACACGGCCGGCGTCCCGCGCCTGCGGGAACTCTTCCCAGGCGCCGGGGTCTGCGGGGGGGCGGGCGACCGGGGCCGGATCCCGTGCCAGACCCGGTTCCTCGCCGAGGGGGACCTCCTCCCCGTCTGCGGCGCCCCGGCCCGGGTCCTCGAGGTGCCGGGACACACCCGGGGGCACATCGCCTATTTCCTCGAAGACGGGCGCGGGGGCGGGGAGCTGTTCTCGGGCGACACCGTCTTCGGCGGGACCATCGGGAATCTGTTCGAGGGGACCCCGGACGACATGTTCGCGTCGCTCGAGAAAATCCGCGCGCTCCCGGGCGGAACCCGCATCTGGTGCGCGCACGAATACACCCTCGAATTCGTGCGGGAGGCGGCGCGGGTGGACCCGGAGAACACCCTCCTCCGGCGGCGGCTGGAGCGCCTGGAATCGGCCGCGGGCACGCCGACGGTGCCCCTCACCCTCGCGGAGGAGCGCGCCACCAACCCCTTCTTCCGCTGGGACGCCCCCGAATTCCTGGCCCTTTTCGGGACCGCCCCCGGGATCGAGACCTTCCGTCACCTCTGCGCCATCGCCTGA